A stretch of the Nicotiana tabacum cultivar K326 chromosome 6, ASM71507v2, whole genome shotgun sequence genome encodes the following:
- the LOC107781405 gene encoding uncharacterized protein LOC107781405 → MSSISSTCSFLALTSPLHRSRPCFSLQQARSCYQRYAFNNYVSITLSIHVRSASLHPSRNLQSCGNAIAPSNDGTVSVINFEDVMEKDWSFLEYPDSSEEHKQKIDEIISAGEITETSNVMIAIGSEEFVDRVVDSSNCRQLLVVHDSLFMLACIKEKYDKVMCWQGELIYVPEKWTSFDVIFLYFLPALPFELGQIMEALRKRCLPGARVVISHPQGRQVVEEQRKLYPDVVVSNLPEKMILQNVAAEHSFEVVKFSDEPGFYLAILKFEPDYKNE, encoded by the exons ATGAGCTCTATCTCATCAACCTGCTCTTTCCTCGCACTTACATCACCTCTTCATAGATCAAGACCATGTTTTAGTTTACAGCAGGCTCGCAGTTGCTACCAACGATATGCTTTCAATAATTATGTCAGCATTACCCTTTCTATCCATGTCCGATCAGCATCCCTTCATCCGTCCCGTAATTTGCAATCCTGCGGTAATGCTATTGCTCCATCAAATGATGGAACGGTATCTGTAATTAATTTTGAAGATGTCATGGAAAAAGACTGGTCATTTCTTGAGTATCCAGATTCCAGTGAAGAGCATAAGCAAAAAATCGATGAGATCATATCAGCAGGAGAGATAACAGAGACTTCTAACGTTATGATTGCAATTGGTTCTGAAGAATTTGTTGATAGAGTAGTTGATTCATCAAATTGCAGGCAATTGCTTGTTGTTCATGACTCCCTTTTCATGTTAGCATGCATCAAAGAAAAATATGATAAGGTTATGTGTTGGCAAGGAGAATTAATATATGTACCAGAGAAGTGGACATCTTTTGACGTTATTTTTCTCTACTTCCTTCCTGCATTGCCGTTTGAGCTTGGTCAAATTATGGAAGCACTCAGAAAACGCTGTTTGCCAG GTGCAAGAGTTGTGATTAGTCATCCACAAGGCAGACAAGTGGTTGAAGAGCAACGGAAACTATATCCTGACGTGGTAGTATCAAACTTGCCAGAGAAGATGATACTGCAAAATGTTGCTGCAGAGCATTCATTTGAAGTAGTCAAATTTTCAGATGAACCTGGCTTCTATCTTGCTATTCTGAAATTCGAGCCAGACTACAAGAACGAGTAG